GGGAACAGCTCTTTTTTGATGATGAAAAATCAAAAGTTTGGTGGTTAATTGCTGTCTCCTTACCAGTCATGGTTTCCTTTGGTGCTTTGACTATAGCGAAAGTCGAGCAAATCAGAAGGCTAAACACACCTGTACCTAGTGCGCCAGTTCCTACCAGTATTAATGCTGTGGGTCGTTTGGAACCGAGAGGGGAAGTGATTAAACTGTCTGCACCTGCAGGTCTTCAGGGTTCGTCACGAATTGAGCAAGTTTATGCGAAAGAGGGGGAACGGGTTCAAAGAGGTCAAGTCATTGCCATTTTGGATAACTTTACCAGTTCTCAAGCAGCAGTGGAAGAAGCTAGAGCTAAACTGCAAGAATCTCGTGCTAATTTAGCAAATGTCAAAGCTGGTTCGCCGAGAGATATTCAAGCTCAAAAAGCAGTCATTGGTCGTTTGCAAGCTCAGTTAGCTGGGGAAAGAGATGCTCAGCAAGCAACAATTGCTCGTATAACAGCACAGTTAAATGGGGAAAGAATTGCCCTGCAAGCAACAATCAATCGTATTCAAGCTGAAATAGAAGGGCAAAAAGATGCTTTGATAGCATCGGTTGCGCGTGTAAGAGCTGAACAACGCAATGCTCAAGTGGATGCCCAAAGATATGAAATGTTGTATAAAGAAGGTGCAATTTCCCAACAAGAACGAGACAGGCGGCGGTTGAGTTTGGAAACTAGCAATTCTTCACTTGCTGAAATTAAAGCTAACCAAAAACAAGTTATCGCAACTTTAAGACAGCAACTTGCTGAAGCTAGAGCTAACCAGCTAAAAACTGTAGCAACTTTGCAACAGCAACTGATTGAAGCTAGAGTCACGCGAGACAAAACTGTAGCAACCGTGCAAAGGCAAATTGATGAAGAAAGAGCGAGATTCAATAGAATTCAAGAAGTTCGTCCTATTGATATACAAATAGCACAGGCGCAAGTTGGTAATGCGATCGCATCTCTCAGGAGAGCAGAAGCACAACTCAGTTTAAGCTACATTAAAGCACCCATTTCTGGAGAAATTTTAAAAATCCATACCAAAGCAGGAGAAAGCATGAGCCAATACGGTATTGCTGAGATGGGACGAACCGATCAAATGGTTGTTGTTGCGGAAGTTCCAGAAGACAGTATTGGTAAAGTGCGTCTCGGTCAACAAGTTACGATCGCTAGTGAAAATGGAGCTTTTGATGGAGAATTACAAGGAACCGTCTCTGAAATTGGTAGGAAAATTGGCAAAAAAGATGTGTTAAATACCGATCCAGCAGCCGATATTGATGCCAGAGTTGTAGAAGTTAAAATTGCGCTCCCCCCACAAGATACCAAACGAGTTGCTAACCTCACTAATGCTAAAGTGGTTGTAGAAATAAATATATAGCTAATGGCTAATGGCTAATGGCAACTAACAACTAACCACTAACAACTAACAACTAACCACTAACAATGAACAAATTATTTAACAAAATCCCTTTAGCTTGGTTGCAGCTAAAGCGAGAAAAAACGCGTCTTGCTGTAGCACTTGCGGGAATTGCTTTTGCTGACATTCTTATGTTTATGCAGCTTGGCTTCCGGGATTCTCTGTATTACAGTAACGTTCGTCTTCATATGAGCTTGCAAGGAGATATTGTTTTAATTAATAATCAATCTAATGCTGTACTGTCATTAAAAACTTTTTCTCAACGGCGACTCTATAAAGCTTTAGATTTTCCAGCCGTTGAATCTGTTCATCCTATTTACATAGATTATGCTCCTTGGAAAAATCCTGTGACGGGTCGAGTTCGCAATCTTTTGATTGTCGGAATGAATCCTGAATTTAATGTGCTTAATTTATCTGGAGTTCAGGAAAATATAGATAAAATCAAATTACCTGATGTGGTTTTATATGACCGTTCTTCTAGGCAAGAATATGGTCCAATTGTGGCTGATTTTGAACAGAATAAAACTGTGACGGCAGAAGTGAGAAATCGGAAGATTAGGGTAGGAGGATTATTTACATTAGGTGCATCCTTTGGAGCAGATGGTAATTTAGTCACAAGCGATCTGAATTTTCTACGCATCTTTCCCCATCGCAGTTCGGGATTGATTGATATAGGTTT
This genomic interval from Scytonema hofmannii PCC 7110 contains the following:
- a CDS encoding HlyD family efflux transporter periplasmic adaptor subunit codes for the protein MSRLTEKSNLREQLFFDDEKSKVWWLIAVSLPVMVSFGALTIAKVEQIRRLNTPVPSAPVPTSINAVGRLEPRGEVIKLSAPAGLQGSSRIEQVYAKEGERVQRGQVIAILDNFTSSQAAVEEARAKLQESRANLANVKAGSPRDIQAQKAVIGRLQAQLAGERDAQQATIARITAQLNGERIALQATINRIQAEIEGQKDALIASVARVRAEQRNAQVDAQRYEMLYKEGAISQQERDRRRLSLETSNSSLAEIKANQKQVIATLRQQLAEARANQLKTVATLQQQLIEARVTRDKTVATVQRQIDEERARFNRIQEVRPIDIQIAQAQVGNAIASLRRAEAQLSLSYIKAPISGEILKIHTKAGESMSQYGIAEMGRTDQMVVVAEVPEDSIGKVRLGQQVTIASENGAFDGELQGTVSEIGRKIGKKDVLNTDPAADIDARVVEVKIALPPQDTKRVANLTNAKVVVEINI
- the devC gene encoding ABC transporter permease DevC, translated to MNKLFNKIPLAWLQLKREKTRLAVALAGIAFADILMFMQLGFRDSLYYSNVRLHMSLQGDIVLINNQSNAVLSLKTFSQRRLYKALDFPAVESVHPIYIDYAPWKNPVTGRVRNLLIVGMNPEFNVLNLSGVQENIDKIKLPDVVLYDRSSRQEYGPIVADFEQNKTVTAEVRNRKIRVGGLFTLGASFGADGNLVTSDLNFLRIFPHRSSGLIDIGLIKLKPGADSIAVAQNLKTYLPKDIKVFTKQEFVDFERNYWASSTAIGFIFSLGTIMGFIVGTVIVYQILYTEVTDHLSEYATLKAIGYTQNYLLTVILQEALILAILGYMPGIAVTLFLYDRARAATLLPVFMSGERAVMVMILTMMMCFISGAIAVRKLRSADPADIF